Proteins encoded within one genomic window of Qingrenia yutianensis:
- a CDS encoding ICEBs1 excisionase — MADNKIYITARELSDMLGVSMGYAYKIIRKLNKELDKDGFIVIAGKVPKGYFEKRWFGYNAKEA; from the coding sequence ATGGCGGATAACAAAATTTACATTACGGCTCGTGAGCTTTCAGATATGTTGGGTGTATCTATGGGATATGCTTATAAAATTATAAGAAAGCTGAACAAGGAGCTAGATAAAGACGGTTTTATTGTAATCGCAGGGAAAGTGCCGAAGGGGTACTTTGAAAAGCGATGGTTTGGTTATAATGCAAAGGAGGCTTGA